One Pseudomonas lalucatii genomic window carries:
- a CDS encoding DUF4149 domain-containing protein, giving the protein MNAAAIGWLLAQTLWVGGLWLLYFLVLPALAALGLAPLLIEEIGSALAALLIGLTACCAVLQLLVLVRVERLASLWRDIRGQLLVTVLLMAGGYFVVRQWCPDAQRWLSFSYLALAFCGLLLVLQPVPMRRT; this is encoded by the coding sequence CTGAACGCCGCTGCGATCGGCTGGCTGCTGGCCCAGACGCTCTGGGTCGGTGGCCTCTGGCTGCTGTACTTCCTGGTGCTGCCGGCCTTAGCCGCGTTGGGCCTGGCGCCGCTGCTGATCGAGGAGATTGGCTCGGCGCTGGCTGCGCTGCTGATCGGCCTGACGGCTTGCTGCGCCGTGCTGCAGCTGCTGGTACTGGTGCGGGTGGAGCGCCTGGCGAGTCTGTGGCGCGATATCCGTGGACAGTTGCTGGTCACGGTGCTGCTGATGGCGGGCGGTTATTTCGTGGTGCGCCAGTGGTGCCCGGATGCCCAGCGCTGGTTGTCGTTCAGCTACCTGGCGCTGGCCTTCTGTGGCCTGCTGTTGGTGCTGCAGCCGGTGCCGATGCGGCGCACCTGA
- the greA gene encoding transcription elongation factor GreA, giving the protein MTKYPMTVQGARALEEELAHLTKVVRPKLSQDIGTARELGDLKENAEYHAAREQQGMVEARIRDIEGRLQNAVIIDVTSIAHTGKVIFGTTVEIANVETDESVTYQIVGEDEADIKQRKLSVSSPIARALVGKEEGDVVAVNTPSGLVEYEIVEVRHI; this is encoded by the coding sequence ATGACCAAGTACCCCATGACCGTCCAGGGCGCCCGCGCCCTGGAAGAAGAGCTGGCCCATCTGACCAAGGTCGTCCGGCCGAAGCTCAGCCAGGACATCGGCACCGCCCGTGAGCTGGGCGACCTCAAGGAAAACGCCGAATACCATGCCGCCCGCGAGCAGCAGGGCATGGTCGAGGCGCGTATCCGCGACATCGAGGGGCGCCTGCAGAACGCCGTGATCATCGACGTGACCAGCATCGCCCACACCGGCAAGGTGATCTTCGGCACCACGGTGGAGATCGCCAACGTCGAAACCGACGAGAGCGTGACCTACCAGATCGTCGGCGAGGACGAGGCGGACATCAAGCAGCGCAAGCTGTCGGTCAGCTCGCCCATCGCCCGCGCCCTGGTGGGCAAGGAAGAGGGCGACGTGGTGGCGGTGAACACCCCGAGCGGTCTGGTCGAGTACGAGATCGTCGAGGTTCGCCATATCTAG
- the carB gene encoding carbamoyl-phosphate synthase large subunit: protein MPKRTDIKSILILGAGPIVIGQACEFDYSGAQACKALKEEGFRVILVNSNPATIMTDPAMADATYIEPIKWSTVAKIIEKERPDALLPTMGGQTALNCALDLERHGVLEKFGVEMIGANADTIDKAEDRSRFDKAMKDIGLACPVSGIAHSMEEAYGVLEKVGFPCIIRPSFTMGGTGGGIAYNREEFEEICARGLDLSPTSELLIDESLIGWKEYEMEVVRDKKDNCIIVCAIENFDPMGVHTGDSITVAPAQTLTDKEYQILRNASLAVLREIGVETGGSNVQFGICPNTGRMVVIEMNPRVSRSSALASKATGFPIAKIAAKLAVGYTLDELSNDITGGRTPASFEPAIDYVVTKIPRFAFEKFPKADARLTTQMKSVGEVMAIGRTFQESLQKALRGLEVGVAGFDEKLDLNDPEAESTLRRELTVPSADRIWYVADAFRAGKTIEEVFELTRIDEWFLVQIEDLIKDEEGIKTQALSAIDRDSMYRLKRKGFSDIRLAKLLGVTEKTLRSHRHKLKVLPVYKRVDTCAAEFATDTAYMYSTYEEECEANPSSRDKIMILGGGPNRIGQGIEFDYCCVHAALAMREDGYETIMVNCNPETVSTDYDTSDRLYFEPVTLEDVLEIVRVEQPKGVIVQYGGQTPLKICRALEEAGVPIIGTSPDAIDRAEDRERFQQMVQRLGLRQPANATARSEDEALAHSKTIGYPLVVRPSYVLGGRAMEIVYQEDELKRYMREAVKVSNDSPVLLDHFLNCAIEVDVDAVCDGETVVIGAIMQHIEQAGVHSGDSACSLPPYSLPKHIQDEIRDQVKKMALELGVVGLMNVQMAVQGEDIFVIEVNPRASRTVPFVSKCVGESLAKVAARVMAGKSLAEAGYGEEIIPPFYSVKEAVFPFAKFPGVDPILGPEMKSTGEVMGVGDSFGEAFAKAQLGASEILPNSGCAFISVREDDKPAAVQVARDLIELGFEVVATAGTARVIEAAGLPVRRVNKVTEGRPHVVDMIKNDEVTLIINTTEGRQSIADSYSIRRNALQHKIYCTTTIAAGQAICEALKFGPEKTVRRLQDLHAGIKA, encoded by the coding sequence ATGCCAAAACGTACAGACATCAAAAGCATCCTGATCCTCGGCGCCGGCCCGATCGTCATCGGCCAGGCCTGCGAGTTCGACTACTCCGGCGCCCAGGCCTGCAAGGCGCTGAAGGAAGAAGGCTTCCGCGTCATCCTGGTGAACTCCAACCCGGCCACCATCATGACCGACCCGGCCATGGCCGACGCCACCTATATCGAGCCGATCAAGTGGTCGACCGTGGCCAAGATCATCGAGAAGGAGCGTCCGGACGCCCTGCTGCCGACCATGGGCGGCCAGACCGCGCTGAACTGCGCCCTGGACCTGGAGCGCCACGGCGTGCTGGAGAAATTCGGCGTCGAGATGATCGGCGCCAATGCCGACACCATCGACAAGGCCGAGGACCGCTCGCGCTTCGACAAGGCGATGAAGGACATCGGCCTGGCCTGTCCGGTCTCCGGCATCGCCCACAGCATGGAAGAAGCCTACGGCGTGCTGGAGAAGGTCGGCTTCCCCTGCATCATCCGGCCGAGCTTCACCATGGGCGGCACCGGCGGCGGCATCGCCTACAACCGGGAAGAGTTCGAGGAAATCTGCGCCCGCGGTCTCGACCTGTCGCCGACCAGCGAGCTGCTGATCGACGAGTCGCTGATCGGCTGGAAGGAATACGAGATGGAGGTGGTCCGCGACAAGAAGGACAACTGCATCATCGTTTGCGCCATCGAGAACTTCGACCCGATGGGCGTGCACACCGGCGACTCCATCACCGTCGCCCCGGCGCAGACCCTGACCGACAAGGAATACCAGATCCTGCGCAACGCCTCGCTGGCGGTGCTGCGCGAGATCGGCGTGGAAACCGGCGGCTCCAACGTGCAGTTCGGCATCTGCCCGAACACCGGGCGCATGGTGGTGATCGAGATGAACCCGCGGGTGTCGCGTTCCTCGGCCCTGGCCTCCAAGGCCACCGGTTTCCCGATCGCCAAGATCGCCGCCAAGCTGGCGGTGGGCTACACCCTCGATGAGCTGTCCAACGACATCACCGGTGGCCGCACCCCGGCTTCGTTCGAGCCGGCCATCGACTACGTGGTCACCAAGATCCCGCGTTTCGCCTTCGAGAAGTTCCCCAAGGCCGACGCCCGCCTGACTACCCAGATGAAGTCCGTGGGCGAGGTCATGGCCATCGGCCGCACCTTCCAGGAGTCCCTGCAGAAAGCCCTGCGTGGCCTGGAGGTCGGTGTCGCCGGCTTCGACGAGAAGCTCGACCTCAACGATCCGGAAGCCGAAAGCACCCTGCGCCGTGAGCTGACCGTGCCGAGCGCCGATCGCATCTGGTACGTGGCGGACGCCTTCCGTGCGGGCAAGACCATCGAGGAGGTCTTCGAGCTGACCCGCATCGACGAGTGGTTCCTGGTGCAGATCGAGGACCTGATCAAGGACGAGGAGGGCATCAAGACCCAGGCGCTGTCGGCCATCGATCGCGACTCGATGTACAGGCTCAAGCGCAAGGGCTTCTCCGATATCCGCCTGGCCAAGCTGCTCGGCGTGACCGAGAAGACCCTGCGCAGCCATCGCCACAAGCTCAAGGTGCTGCCGGTGTACAAGCGCGTCGACACCTGCGCCGCCGAGTTCGCCACCGACACCGCGTACATGTACTCGACCTACGAGGAAGAGTGCGAGGCCAATCCGTCGAGCCGCGACAAGATCATGATCCTCGGCGGCGGCCCCAACCGCATCGGCCAGGGCATCGAGTTCGACTACTGCTGCGTGCACGCGGCCCTGGCGATGCGTGAGGACGGCTACGAGACCATCATGGTCAACTGCAACCCGGAAACCGTCTCCACCGACTACGACACCTCCGACCGCCTGTACTTCGAGCCGGTGACCCTGGAAGACGTGCTGGAAATCGTCCGCGTCGAGCAGCCGAAGGGCGTGATCGTGCAGTACGGTGGGCAGACCCCGCTGAAGATCTGCCGCGCCCTGGAAGAGGCCGGCGTGCCGATCATCGGCACCAGCCCGGATGCCATCGACCGCGCCGAAGACCGCGAGCGCTTCCAGCAGATGGTCCAGCGCCTCGGCCTGCGCCAGCCGGCCAACGCCACCGCGCGCAGCGAGGACGAGGCCCTGGCCCACTCCAAGACCATCGGCTATCCGCTGGTGGTGCGTCCCTCCTACGTGCTCGGCGGTCGCGCCATGGAGATCGTCTACCAGGAAGACGAGCTCAAGCGCTACATGCGCGAGGCCGTGAAGGTCTCCAACGACAGCCCGGTGCTGCTGGATCATTTCCTCAACTGCGCCATCGAAGTGGACGTGGACGCGGTGTGCGACGGCGAGACCGTGGTGATCGGCGCGATCATGCAGCACATCGAGCAGGCCGGCGTGCACTCCGGTGACTCGGCCTGCTCCCTGCCGCCCTACTCGCTGCCCAAGCACATCCAGGACGAGATCCGCGACCAGGTCAAGAAGATGGCCCTGGAGCTCGGCGTGGTCGGCCTGATGAACGTGCAGATGGCGGTGCAGGGCGAGGATATCTTCGTCATCGAGGTCAACCCGCGCGCCTCGCGTACGGTGCCGTTCGTCTCCAAGTGCGTCGGCGAGTCCCTGGCCAAGGTGGCGGCCCGGGTCATGGCGGGCAAGTCGCTGGCCGAGGCCGGCTATGGCGAGGAAATCATTCCGCCGTTCTACAGCGTCAAGGAAGCGGTGTTCCCCTTCGCCAAGTTCCCCGGCGTCGACCCCATCCTCGGCCCGGAGATGAAGTCCACCGGCGAGGTGATGGGGGTCGGTGACAGCTTCGGCGAGGCCTTCGCCAAGGCCCAGCTGGGCGCCAGCGAGATCCTGCCGAACAGCGGCTGCGCCTTCATCAGCGTGCGCGAAGACGACAAGCCGGCCGCCGTGCAGGTCGCCCGCGACCTGATCGAGCTGGGCTTCGAGGTGGTCGCCACCGCGGGCACCGCCCGGGTCATCGAGGCGGCCGGCCTGCCGGTGCGCCGCGTCAACAAGGTGACCGAGGGGCGTCCGCACGTCGTCGACATGATCAAGAACGATGAAGTCACCCTGATCATCAATACCACCGAGGGGCGTCAGTCCATCGCCGACTCCTACTCGATCCGTCGTAACGCCCTGCAGCACAAGATCTACTGCACCACCACCATCGCGGCGGGGCAGGCGATCTGCGAGGCGCTCAAGTTCGGTCCCGAGAAGACCGTGCGCCGGCTGCAGGATCTCCATGCAGGAATCAAGGCATGA
- the carA gene encoding glutamine-hydrolyzing carbamoyl-phosphate synthase small subunit, with translation MTKPAILALADGSIFRGEAIGADGHTIGEVVFNTAMTGYQEILTDPSYAQQIVTLTYPHIGNTGTTPEDAESNRVWAAGLIIRDLPLTSSNWRNKQPLDEYLKENGTVAIAGIDTRRLTRILREKGSQNGCILAGADATEEKALELARSFPGLKGMDLAKVVSCTERYEWRESTWELKGDCHPQVPAAELPYHVVAYDYGVKLNILRMLVARGCRLTVVPAQTPASEVLALSPDGVFLSNGPGDPEPCDYAIQAIKDVLETDIPVFGICLGHQLLALASGAKTLKMGHGHHGANHPVQDLDSGVVMITSQNHGFAVDESSLPGNVRAIHKSLFDGTLQGIERTDKVAFSFQGHPEASPGPHDVAPLFDRFIEAMAKRQ, from the coding sequence TTGACTAAGCCAGCCATACTCGCCCTTGCTGACGGCAGCATTTTTCGCGGCGAGGCCATCGGTGCCGATGGCCATACTATTGGAGAGGTGGTGTTCAATACCGCCATGACCGGCTATCAGGAAATCCTCACCGATCCCTCCTATGCCCAGCAAATCGTCACCCTGACCTATCCGCACATCGGCAACACCGGCACCACGCCGGAGGACGCCGAGTCCAATCGGGTCTGGGCCGCCGGCCTGATCATCCGCGACCTGCCGCTGACTTCCAGCAACTGGCGCAACAAGCAGCCGCTGGACGAGTACCTGAAGGAGAACGGTACGGTCGCCATCGCCGGCATCGACACCCGTCGCCTGACCCGTATCCTGCGCGAGAAGGGCTCGCAGAACGGTTGCATCCTCGCCGGTGCCGACGCCACCGAGGAGAAGGCCCTGGAGCTGGCGCGCAGCTTCCCCGGCCTCAAGGGCATGGACCTGGCCAAGGTGGTCAGCTGCACCGAGCGCTACGAGTGGCGCGAGAGCACCTGGGAGCTGAAGGGCGACTGCCATCCGCAGGTCCCGGCCGCCGAACTGCCCTACCATGTGGTGGCCTACGACTACGGCGTCAAGCTGAACATCCTGCGCATGCTGGTGGCACGCGGCTGCCGCCTGACCGTGGTGCCGGCGCAGACCCCGGCCAGCGAGGTGCTGGCCCTGAGCCCGGACGGCGTGTTCCTGTCCAACGGCCCGGGTGACCCCGAGCCCTGCGACTACGCGATCCAGGCCATCAAGGACGTACTCGAGACCGATATTCCGGTGTTCGGCATCTGCCTCGGCCATCAGCTGCTGGCCCTGGCCTCCGGCGCCAAGACCCTGAAGATGGGCCACGGCCACCACGGCGCCAACCACCCGGTGCAGGACCTCGATTCGGGCGTGGTGATGATCACCAGCCAGAACCACGGCTTCGCCGTGGACGAGAGCAGCCTGCCGGGCAACGTTCGCGCCATCCACAAATCGCTGTTCGACGGCACCCTGCAGGGCATCGAGCGCACCGACAAGGTCGCCTTCAGCTTCCAGGGCCACCCCGAGGCGAGCCCGGGCCCGCACGACGTCGCGCCGCTGTTCGACCGCTTCATCGAAGCCATGGCCAAGCGCCAGTAA
- the dapB gene encoding 4-hydroxy-tetrahydrodipicolinate reductase has translation MQRIAVMGAAGRMGKTLIEAVQQAEGAELRAAVDRPDSSLVGADAGELTGLGRLDVALCGELAAVLDEFDVLIDFTHPSVTLKNLEICRQAGKAMVIGTTGFTPEQKQLLHDAAKQIPIVFAANFSVGVNLCLKLLDTAARVLGDEVDIEIIEAHHRHKVDAPSGTALRMGEVVASALGRDLQKVAVYGREGQTGARERETIGFATVRAGDVVGDHTVLFAADGERVEITHKASSRMTFAKGAVRSALWLQGRAAGLYDMQDVLGLD, from the coding sequence ATGCAGCGTATTGCAGTGATGGGCGCCGCCGGGCGCATGGGCAAGACCCTGATCGAGGCGGTGCAGCAGGCCGAGGGCGCCGAGTTGCGTGCGGCGGTCGACCGTCCGGACAGCAGCCTGGTCGGCGCCGATGCCGGCGAGTTGACCGGGCTCGGCAGGCTCGACGTGGCGCTGTGCGGCGAACTGGCCGCGGTGCTGGACGAGTTCGATGTGCTGATCGACTTCACTCACCCCTCGGTGACCCTGAAGAACCTGGAGATCTGCCGCCAGGCCGGCAAGGCCATGGTCATCGGCACCACCGGCTTCACGCCAGAGCAGAAGCAGCTGCTGCATGATGCGGCCAAGCAGATCCCGATCGTCTTCGCCGCCAACTTCAGCGTCGGCGTCAACCTCTGCCTGAAGCTGCTGGATACCGCGGCGCGGGTGCTCGGCGACGAGGTGGATATCGAGATCATCGAGGCCCATCATCGGCACAAGGTCGATGCGCCGTCCGGTACCGCCCTGCGCATGGGCGAGGTGGTGGCCAGCGCCCTGGGGCGTGACCTGCAGAAGGTCGCGGTCTATGGGCGCGAGGGTCAGACCGGCGCCCGCGAGCGCGAGACCATCGGCTTCGCCACGGTGCGCGCCGGCGACGTGGTCGGCGACCACACCGTGCTGTTCGCCGCCGACGGCGAGCGGGTGGAGATCACCCACAAGGCCTCCAGTCGCATGACCTTCGCCAAGGGGGCGGTGCGCTCGGCCCTGTGGCTGCAGGGACGCGCCGCCGGCCTGTACGACATGCAGGACGTGCTGGGGCTCGACTGA
- the dnaJ gene encoding molecular chaperone DnaJ, with translation MSKRDYYEVLGVERGASEAELKKAYRRLAMKHHPDRNPDDKASEEKFKEANEAYEVLSDASKRAAYDQYGHAGVDPNMGAGGGAGFGGANFSDIFGDVFSDFFGGARGGQRGGAQRGSDLRYTLELDLEEAVRGTTVTIRVPTLVNCKACDGSGAKKGTSPVTCTTCGGIGQVRMQQGFFSVQQTCPRCHGNGKMITDPCGSCHGHGRVEEHKTLSVKVPAGVDTGDRIRLSGEGEAGAMGGPAGDLYVVVNVREHSIFQRDGKHLYCEVPISFADAALGGELEVPTLDGRVKLKIPEGTQTGKLFRLRGKGVAPVRGGGAGDLMCRVAVETPVHLDRRQRELLEEFRQSLAGDSSHSPKANGWFEGVKRFFGDL, from the coding sequence ATGTCTAAACGTGACTATTACGAGGTGCTGGGTGTCGAGCGCGGCGCCAGCGAAGCCGAGCTGAAGAAGGCTTACCGGCGCCTGGCGATGAAGCATCACCCGGACCGCAATCCCGACGACAAAGCGTCGGAAGAGAAGTTCAAGGAGGCCAACGAGGCCTACGAGGTGCTGTCCGACGCCAGCAAGCGGGCCGCCTACGACCAGTACGGTCACGCCGGCGTCGACCCGAACATGGGCGCGGGCGGCGGTGCCGGATTCGGTGGGGCGAACTTCTCCGACATCTTCGGCGATGTGTTCAGCGACTTCTTCGGCGGTGCCCGTGGCGGTCAGCGTGGCGGTGCCCAGCGTGGCAGCGACCTGCGCTACACCCTGGAGCTGGACCTCGAGGAGGCGGTGCGCGGCACCACGGTGACCATCCGCGTGCCGACCCTGGTCAACTGCAAGGCCTGCGATGGCTCGGGGGCCAAGAAGGGCACCAGTCCGGTGACCTGTACCACCTGTGGCGGTATCGGCCAGGTGCGCATGCAGCAGGGCTTCTTCTCGGTGCAGCAGACCTGCCCGCGCTGTCACGGCAACGGCAAGATGATCACCGACCCCTGCGGCAGCTGCCATGGCCATGGCCGCGTGGAAGAGCACAAGACCCTGTCGGTGAAGGTGCCGGCCGGTGTCGATACCGGCGATCGCATCCGTCTGTCCGGCGAGGGCGAGGCGGGCGCCATGGGTGGTCCGGCCGGCGACCTCTACGTGGTGGTCAACGTGCGCGAGCACTCGATCTTCCAGCGTGACGGCAAGCACCTGTACTGCGAGGTGCCGATCAGCTTCGCCGACGCGGCGCTGGGCGGCGAGCTGGAGGTGCCGACCCTGGACGGCCGGGTCAAGCTGAAGATTCCCGAGGGCACCCAGACCGGCAAGCTGTTCCGCCTGCGCGGCAAGGGCGTGGCGCCGGTGCGTGGCGGCGGTGCCGGCGACCTGATGTGCCGGGTCGCGGTGGAGACCCCGGTCCATCTGGATCGGCGCCAGCGCGAGCTGCTCGAGGAATTCAGGCAGTCCCTGGCGGGCGACAGCTCCCACTCGCCCAAGGCCAATGGTTGGTTCGAGGGCGTCAAGCGCTTCTTCGGCGATCTGTAA